One region of Miscanthus floridulus cultivar M001 chromosome 19, ASM1932011v1, whole genome shotgun sequence genomic DNA includes:
- the LOC136529039 gene encoding uncharacterized protein isoform X2, whose protein sequence is MGAEQGYDDMEVTISDSEAFQYVGEVLQSVRMDPFLIDLRDKDQYDILLGLVDPTKKRSSDDEAMFVTTLKALSEAVSKIDTMYHHALLHNIFTMCVWYLNSYTRVALLDLITRLAAVADQYLRECLQMLVNNFTPPGPLIRYIEEPRWLAKKEEIYSQLQASLKKISDTVPLAPRMLKDIIDRSMPKLFDNKAKMVSFVECMLGLDADVWDIIGPSLLEKVVYLLTELDVNITWEDILQDEHNKGIFDMELEDLDEDEDNLGQEGTKVLFGGNVCAEKLDGLMVVVCEHLKSRAEEPDRLIKEFNTLKAIFKSHVLRVHKSKFAQFIMFYACSLYPEICGDGFAVFLADIFIDKDKKEDAITRMSAVSYVGSYLSRARFISVNTVVAILKRLVEWCGDYCGCQLDKGVTANPIKHQLFYASCQAVMYVLCFRLRSIMDYPNLKLQLFQMRIQNILAHPLEPLKIYTPKF, encoded by the exons ATGGGGGCGGAGCAAGGCTACGACGATATGGAGGTGACCATCAGCGACTCTGAGGCGTTCCAGTATGTCGGGGAGGTGCTGCAGTCCGTGCGGATG GATCCATTTTTAATTGACCTAAGGGACAAAGATCAATATGATATCCTGCTAGGCCTTGTAGACCCTACCAAGAAAAGGAGTAGTGATGACGAGGCTATGTTTGTT ACTACTTTGAAGGCACTATCAGAAGCAGTATCCAAGATAGACACCATGTATCATCACGCACTTCTACACAAT ATATTTACCATGTGCGTCTGGTACTTAAACAGCTACACAAGGGTTGCGCTTTTGGATTTAATAACCAGATTG GCTGCTGTGGCAGACCAGTACCTCAGAGAATGTTTGCAGATGCTTGTGAATAATTTCACTCCACCTGGACCACTTATTCGTTACATTGAGGAGCCAAGGTGGCTTGCAAAGAAGGAAGAAATCTACTCTCAGTTGCAAGCGAGTTTGAAAAAGATTTCTGACACTGTGCCCTTAGCACCAAGGATGTTAAAGGATATAATAGATAGGAGTATGCCAAAGTTGTTTGATAACAAAGCT AAGATGGTATCATTTGTCGAGTGCATGTTGGGCCTTGATGCTGACGTTTGGGACATCATTGGACCGTCATTGTTGGAGAAAGTTGTTTATCTACTTACGGAATTGGAT GTTAATATAACATGGGAAGATATTCTTCAAGATGAACACAACAAAGGTATATTTGACATGGAGcttgaggatttggatgaggatGAAGATAACCTTGGTCAAGAAGGAACAAAG GTCCTTTTTGGAGGAAATGTGTGTGCCGAGAAACTTGATGGTTTAATGGTGGTTGTGTGCGAGCACCTCAAGTCACGCGCAGAAGAACCTGATCGCCTAATTAAG GAATTTAACACTTTGAAGGCTATATTTAAATCACATGTGCTAAGGGTGCACAAATCCAAATTTGCACAG TTTATCATGTTTTATGCTTGTTCCCTGTATCCAGAGATCTGCGGTGATGGGTTTGCTGTTTTTCTTGCCGATATTTTTATTGACAAGGACAAAAAGGAGGATGCAATAACTAG AATGTCTGCAGTTTCATATGTTGGAAGCTATCTGTCCCGGGCAAGGTTCATTTCCGTAAATACAGTTGTTGCTATACTCAAAAG GTTAGTGGAGTGGTGTGGGGACTATTGTGGCTGTCAGCTGGACAAAGGGGTGACAGCCAATCCTATAAAACATCAATTATTTTATGCTAGCTGCCAG GCTGTGATGTATGTCCTATGCTTTCGGTTAAGATCTATTATGGACTACCCAAATCTTaaactacaactttttcaaatgcgAATCCAGAATATCTTGGCCCACCCATTGGAGCCATTAAAG ATATATACGCCCAAATTTTGA
- the LOC136529039 gene encoding uncharacterized protein isoform X1 translates to MGAEQGYDDMEVTISDSEAFQYVGEVLQSVRMDPFLIDLRDKDQYDILLGLVDPTKKRSSDDEAMFVTTLKALSEAVSKIDTMYHHALLHNIFTMCVWYLNSYTRVALLDLITRLAAVADQYLRECLQMLVNNFTPPGPLIRYIEEPRWLAKKEEIYSQLQASLKKISDTVPLAPRMLKDIIDRSMPKLFDNKAKMVSFVECMLGLDADVWDIIGPSLLEKVVYLLTELDVNITWEDILQDEHNKGIFDMELEDLDEDEDNLGQEGTKVLFGGNVCAEKLDGLMVVVCEHLKSRAEEPDRLIKEFNTLKAIFKSHVLRVHKSKFAQFIMFYACSLYPEICGDGFAVFLADIFIDKDKKEDAITRMSAVSYVGSYLSRARFISVNTVVAILKRLVEWCGDYCGCQLDKGVTANPIKHQLFYASCQAVMYVLCFRLRSIMDYPNLKLQLFQMRIQNILAHPLEPLKVCLPSIVNEFLSQARAASLFHASVNSTHEDAVESDLSKAFGGLNRLDMFFPFDPYLLKESDRYIRPNFEFWSFVKTTYSNNNSDEDDDELADIDAPGMNVGSLDDHFEIDFNNDDDIEYSMNKMSITPHRTFYHPLATNSEFSSMPARIRPSVSPPP, encoded by the exons ATGGGGGCGGAGCAAGGCTACGACGATATGGAGGTGACCATCAGCGACTCTGAGGCGTTCCAGTATGTCGGGGAGGTGCTGCAGTCCGTGCGGATG GATCCATTTTTAATTGACCTAAGGGACAAAGATCAATATGATATCCTGCTAGGCCTTGTAGACCCTACCAAGAAAAGGAGTAGTGATGACGAGGCTATGTTTGTT ACTACTTTGAAGGCACTATCAGAAGCAGTATCCAAGATAGACACCATGTATCATCACGCACTTCTACACAAT ATATTTACCATGTGCGTCTGGTACTTAAACAGCTACACAAGGGTTGCGCTTTTGGATTTAATAACCAGATTG GCTGCTGTGGCAGACCAGTACCTCAGAGAATGTTTGCAGATGCTTGTGAATAATTTCACTCCACCTGGACCACTTATTCGTTACATTGAGGAGCCAAGGTGGCTTGCAAAGAAGGAAGAAATCTACTCTCAGTTGCAAGCGAGTTTGAAAAAGATTTCTGACACTGTGCCCTTAGCACCAAGGATGTTAAAGGATATAATAGATAGGAGTATGCCAAAGTTGTTTGATAACAAAGCT AAGATGGTATCATTTGTCGAGTGCATGTTGGGCCTTGATGCTGACGTTTGGGACATCATTGGACCGTCATTGTTGGAGAAAGTTGTTTATCTACTTACGGAATTGGAT GTTAATATAACATGGGAAGATATTCTTCAAGATGAACACAACAAAGGTATATTTGACATGGAGcttgaggatttggatgaggatGAAGATAACCTTGGTCAAGAAGGAACAAAG GTCCTTTTTGGAGGAAATGTGTGTGCCGAGAAACTTGATGGTTTAATGGTGGTTGTGTGCGAGCACCTCAAGTCACGCGCAGAAGAACCTGATCGCCTAATTAAG GAATTTAACACTTTGAAGGCTATATTTAAATCACATGTGCTAAGGGTGCACAAATCCAAATTTGCACAG TTTATCATGTTTTATGCTTGTTCCCTGTATCCAGAGATCTGCGGTGATGGGTTTGCTGTTTTTCTTGCCGATATTTTTATTGACAAGGACAAAAAGGAGGATGCAATAACTAG AATGTCTGCAGTTTCATATGTTGGAAGCTATCTGTCCCGGGCAAGGTTCATTTCCGTAAATACAGTTGTTGCTATACTCAAAAG GTTAGTGGAGTGGTGTGGGGACTATTGTGGCTGTCAGCTGGACAAAGGGGTGACAGCCAATCCTATAAAACATCAATTATTTTATGCTAGCTGCCAG GCTGTGATGTATGTCCTATGCTTTCGGTTAAGATCTATTATGGACTACCCAAATCTTaaactacaactttttcaaatgcgAATCCAGAATATCTTGGCCCACCCATTGGAGCCATTAAAG GTGTGCTTGCCTTCAATAGTGAATGAGTTCTTGAGCCAGGCTAGGGCTGCAAGTCTGTTCCATGCATCTGTGAATTCAACACATGAAGATGCAGTTGAATCTGATCTATCGAAGGCATTTGGAGGACTTAATAGGCTTGACATGTTCTTCCCATTTGACCCATATCTGCTTAAAGAGTCTGACAG ATATATACGCCCAAATTTTGAGTTCTGGTCCTTCGTCAAGACGACATACAGTAACAACAAcagcgacgaggacgacgacgagcttGCCGACATTGACGCACCCGGAATGAATGTGGGCAGCTTGGATGATCACTTTGAAATAGATTTTAACAATGACGATGACATTGAGTATTCGATGAATAAGATGTCCATAACACCGCACCGCACTTTCTACCATCCACTGGCTACAAACAGTGAGTTCAGCAGCATGCCTGCGAGGATCAGACCTTCCGTGAGCCCTCCACCATAG
- the LOC136529040 gene encoding uncharacterized protein isoform X1 — MLAGKTTAPHFNFKVRCNKATVLLGSKADVLYIIVGTTSVYVIFFKPDIYQHDNEIHWDLLQLIARAIDMVIIYFQKAASIDWLFLNFKIPLRVGHKKMLSASAQSNLKIILTLARYMKQ, encoded by the exons ATGCTTGCCGGAAAAACAACAGCACCTCATTTCAATTTCAAGGTTCGCTGCAATAAG GCTACCGTTCTACTTGGAAGCAAAGCTGACGTTCTCTATATAATTGTG GGAACTACATCTGTTTATGTGATTTTCTTTAAGCCAGATATTTATCAGCATGACAATGAAATCCACTGGGACCTCCTTCAGTTGATAGCTCGAGCCATTGATATGGTCATCATTTATTTCCAGAAGGCTGCTTCC ATAGACTGGCTTTTCCTAAATTTTAAAATCCCATTACGAGTAGGTCACAAAAAAATGTTGAGTGCGTCCGCACAGAGCAATTTGAAGATAATATTGACACTGGCAAG GTATATGAAACAGTGA
- the LOC136529040 gene encoding uncharacterized protein isoform X2, giving the protein MLAGKTTAPHFNFKVRCNKATVLLGSKADVLYIIVGTTSVYVIFFKPDIYQHDNEIHWDLLQLIARAIDMIDWLFLNFKIPLRVGHKKMLSASAQSNLKIILTLARYMKQ; this is encoded by the exons ATGCTTGCCGGAAAAACAACAGCACCTCATTTCAATTTCAAGGTTCGCTGCAATAAG GCTACCGTTCTACTTGGAAGCAAAGCTGACGTTCTCTATATAATTGTG GGAACTACATCTGTTTATGTGATTTTCTTTAAGCCAGATATTTATCAGCATGACAATGAAATCCACTGGGACCTCCTTCAGTTGATAGCTCGAGCCATTGATATG ATAGACTGGCTTTTCCTAAATTTTAAAATCCCATTACGAGTAGGTCACAAAAAAATGTTGAGTGCGTCCGCACAGAGCAATTTGAAGATAATATTGACACTGGCAAG GTATATGAAACAGTGA